In the genome of Deinococcus planocerae, the window AACGTCTTCGACGACCTGTGGGCGCGCAGCAAGGTCGTGGTGTGTGAGGGCCAGCCGCGCCCGGACGACGTTCGGCAGGCCTGCCGCCTCGGCGGGCTGGGGACGCCCCGCCACCCTGCCGCCGCGCGCCGGGCCGTTCCCGCCGGGGAGGCGCGCGCCTTCAGCCTGTACCGCCGGGAGGGATTCACCGGGGCGGACGAGGCGACGCTCGCCCTCCTGAACGCCGCGACCACCCGGATCGACCTGATGCACGTCAACTTCAGCATGGACCTGGGATGCATCGTGGCCGTGCTCAACCCGTCCCTGTGCACGGACCGCGACCGCCTCCCCTGGATGACGGCCCTGCTGGGGGCGATGGAGCGCGGCGTGAACGTGCGGCTGCTCACCGACGGGAGCGGCAGCCTGGGCTCCATCGAAAACCGCGTCGCCCTCGCCTACCTGAGGCGGGAGATGGCCCGGCGCGGCCTGCCGCCGTCCCGCTTCACCGCCCGCTGGTTTCCCGGCCCGGTCCATGCCAAGGCCGCGCTGATCGACCGCCGGATGCTGGTGGTCGGGTCCATGAACCTGCACCACTCCTCCTGGACCCAGGGCCTGCTCGGGCTGAACGAGGCCGTGCTCGCCACCAGCGACCCTGCCGGAGCGCGGGAATTTCAGGGGCTGTTCGAACGCTTCTGGGCCGAGGCCGAACCCGCCGCTCTCCCGGCCTTCCTGCAAGCCGGGGCCCCCTGACGGAGACCGTGCCGCGCGAGCCGACCCTCACCGCCGCGTCCCGGGGGCAGGGCGGAGAGGGGACGCCTCAATCTGTCCCCAGGCAGAAGGGACAGGCCCCGGGTGATCCGGTCTGTCCCTTCGCCCTGCCGTCCAGGTGCGGCGGGGTGTTCCCGTCCCCTGCGCTCGACGTTCAGGAGGGGACCCGTGGCCGCTCAGGCGCCCGGCCCGAAGATCAGGCGGTTGCCCGAGGGGTCGCGCACTTCCAGCCCGCCCTCGCCCCGGGTGGAGGGCACGCCCGCCGCCTGGAGATGCCCGGCCAGACGGTCCACGTCGGCGGCGCTCGGCAGCCCGACGTGAACGCCCAGCAGCCGGGCCGTGCCTTCGGGCGCGGGACGCCCCCCCTCGCTCTGCCAGGTGTTCAGGCCGAAGTGGTGGTGGTAGCCGCCGACGGAGATGAACAGCGCCCCCGGCCAGCGCGCGACGACATCGAAGCCCAGCAGCCCGCGGTAGAACGCCTCCGTGGCGGCGAGGTCCGTCACCCGCAGGTGGACGTGGCCCATGACGGTGCCGTCCGGAAGGCCCTGAAACGGCTCGTCCGCGCCGGGCTCGCCCAGCAGCCCGGGGAGGTCGATGGGGTCGGAGGCCATCTGCACCTGATCGAGGTTCCAGCGCCACTCGCTCCGGGGCCGGTCGCGGTAGACCTCGATGCCGTGCCCGTCGGGGTCGTTGAGGTAAAACGCCTCGCTCACGAGGTGGTCGCCCTGCCCGACGCGCAGGCCCGTTTCCGCCGCGTGCCGCACCCAGCGGGCGAGGTCCACGCGGGTGGGCAGCAGCACCGCGAAGTGGTACAGGCCGGGGGCGTTGCGGGAGGCGGGGCCCGCCCCGGGAAGCTCGGTCAGGCTCAGCAGGGGCCGCGTGGCCGTGCCGAGGCGGGCCGTGCCGCCCTGCCGTTCGAGCACGCCCATGCCGAGCACCTGCTCGTAGAAGGCGACGCTGCGCGCGAGGTCGGAGACGGTCAGCTCGGCGGCGCCGAGGGTGAGGTCGGGGTGCAGGCGGAAGGTGGGGGTGGCGGTCATGGGTCCTCCGGGGGGTGAGGGCAGGGCGGTGGGTGCGGGGCGTGGCCCCCAGGCGCGGCTCAGCTCAGCAGCTTCCAGGCGCTCACGAAGCCGGTGCCGAGCGGGCCCTGGAGGGTGATGCCCAGCAGGCCCAGCCCTTCGAGCTGCCGGGCGCGGGTGAGCCCACCCGCGTCGATGCCGCGCAGCCCGCCCGAGGTCACGAGGTCGATCACCTGCCGCTTGGCCCCCGCGTCGTCGCCCGCGACGAGCACGTCGAGGGGCTGACCGGCGACCTGCCCCTGCACCAGCGTACCCGCGAAGGTGGTGTTGAAGGCCTTGACGACCCGGCTGTCCGGCAGCAACCGCGCGAGGTCCTCGGCGGCGCTCGTGCCGGGCGCGGTGGCGAGGCCGTCGAAGCGGGCGTTCAGGGGATTGCTGATGTCCACGACCACCTTGCCCGCGAATTCAGTCTGGAACTGCCGGGCGAGGTCCTGCGAGGCGGTGTACCACGTGGCGAGGATCACCACGTCGCCCTGGAGGGGCTCTCCGAGGGTTCCCGCCTGGACGGTGGCGCCCGGGAAGGCCGCGCGCACCTCCTGCGCAAGTGCCTCAGCCTTTTCGAGTTGGCGGTCTTGCAGGGTGACGGTGTGGCCGCCGCGG includes:
- a CDS encoding VOC family protein — its product is MTATPTFRLHPDLTLGAAELTVSDLARSVAFYEQVLGMGVLERQGGTARLGTATRPLLSLTELPGAGPASRNAPGLYHFAVLLPTRVDLARWVRHAAETGLRVGQGDHLVSEAFYLNDPDGHGIEVYRDRPRSEWRWNLDQVQMASDPIDLPGLLGEPGADEPFQGLPDGTVMGHVHLRVTDLAATEAFYRGLLGFDVVARWPGALFISVGGYHHHFGLNTWQSEGGRPAPEGTARLLGVHVGLPSAADVDRLAGHLQAAGVPSTRGEGGLEVRDPSGNRLIFGPGA
- a CDS encoding NADPH-dependent F420 reductase: MNVTVIGTGNMGRGIAHTLARGGHTVTLQDRQLEKAEALAQEVRAAFPGATVQAGTLGEPLQGDVVILATWYTASQDLARQFQTEFAGKVVVDISNPLNARFDGLATAPGTSAAEDLARLLPDSRVVKAFNTTFAGTLVQGQVAGQPLDVLVAGDDAGAKRQVIDLVTSGGLRGIDAGGLTRARQLEGLGLLGITLQGPLGTGFVSAWKLLS